The following are from one region of the Anaeropeptidivorans aminofermentans genome:
- the leuS gene encoding leucine--tRNA ligase: MSKHYDHIAIEKKWRKRWEENPINLPNDKKPKYYCLDMFPYPSAAGLHVGHWRGYVVGDAISRYKILQGFEVLHPMGFDAFGLPAENYAITQGVHPAVSTAESVENFKRQLKDLSAVFDWSKEINTTDPSYYKWTQWIFVKMFKEGLAYEKEMPLNWCPKCKAVLANEEATNGVCDRCGSVVTKKMLRQWMLKITKYAERLLNDLDKLDWPEKVKKMQSDWIGKSYGAEIDFEVEGLHKRIKVFTTRPDTLYGATFMVLAPGHKLVSELTSSEQKEAIDEYVFAASTKSSVDRVSSKEKTGVFTGSYAVNPLNNERIPIWVADYVLEDYGTGAIMCVPAHDERDFEFAKKFGLKITQVITKEGSQDMELEEAYTEEGIMINSAHFNGIPSTEAKEVIASYLEENGIGKKTINYKLRDWVFSRQRYWGEPIPIIHCEKCGTVPVPEEDLPVVLPNVESYQPTDTGESPLSAIDEWVNTTCPICGGPAKRETNTMPQWAGSSWYFLRYPDPHNDDEFASKESLRAWLPVDMYIGGIEHAVLHLLYARFYTKFLYDIGAVEFEEPFIRLFNQGMVNKDGIKMSKSKGNYVSPDDMLERYGCDSLRMYELFVGPPELDVEWSDSGIDGVYRYLTKLWKLINEYKDKIIEPNNEYDFVRNKMIYEITTRFNNFTLNTVVSGFMEYTNKIIELAKKHDGIDMETLEALTIMLSPFAPHISEEIWELTGHKDTVFDQSWPEFFTEKLKEDTVEIALQINGKLRGNLSISADDPKEVIIEQAKEALREKLEGVSIVKEIYVPGKIVNIVVRN, translated from the coding sequence ATGAGCAAGCATTACGACCATATTGCGATCGAAAAAAAGTGGCGTAAGAGATGGGAAGAAAATCCTATTAATTTGCCTAATGATAAAAAACCCAAGTATTACTGCCTTGATATGTTCCCATATCCTTCGGCAGCAGGACTTCATGTAGGCCATTGGAGAGGATATGTCGTAGGTGACGCCATAAGCCGCTATAAAATATTACAGGGATTTGAAGTTCTTCACCCCATGGGATTTGACGCTTTTGGTCTTCCTGCTGAAAATTACGCAATTACGCAAGGCGTTCACCCTGCTGTTTCAACGGCGGAAAGTGTTGAGAACTTTAAAAGACAGCTTAAGGATTTAAGTGCTGTTTTCGACTGGAGCAAAGAAATTAATACTACAGATCCAAGCTATTATAAATGGACTCAGTGGATATTTGTGAAAATGTTTAAGGAAGGCCTTGCCTATGAAAAAGAAATGCCTTTAAACTGGTGTCCAAAATGTAAGGCTGTTCTTGCCAATGAAGAAGCCACAAACGGCGTATGTGACAGATGCGGCTCTGTAGTAACAAAGAAAATGCTCCGTCAGTGGATGCTTAAAATTACCAAATACGCCGAAAGGCTTTTAAATGACCTTGATAAACTGGACTGGCCTGAAAAGGTAAAGAAAATGCAGTCAGACTGGATAGGTAAAAGCTACGGTGCTGAGATAGATTTTGAAGTAGAAGGGCTTCATAAGCGTATCAAGGTATTTACCACAAGGCCAGATACTCTTTACGGTGCTACTTTTATGGTGCTTGCCCCAGGCCATAAGCTTGTAAGCGAGCTTACAAGCTCTGAACAAAAAGAGGCTATTGACGAGTATGTATTTGCCGCCAGCACAAAATCCTCTGTAGACAGAGTTTCAAGCAAGGAAAAAACAGGGGTCTTTACCGGCTCATATGCAGTAAATCCTCTTAATAATGAAAGAATTCCTATCTGGGTTGCCGATTATGTTCTTGAAGACTACGGAACAGGCGCAATCATGTGCGTTCCCGCTCATGACGAAAGGGACTTTGAATTTGCCAAAAAATTCGGCCTTAAAATAACGCAGGTTATAACAAAAGAAGGTTCTCAGGATATGGAGCTTGAAGAAGCTTATACTGAGGAAGGCATTATGATTAATTCTGCCCATTTTAATGGAATTCCTTCAACAGAAGCAAAGGAAGTAATTGCTTCCTACCTTGAAGAAAACGGAATCGGCAAGAAAACAATCAATTACAAGCTTAGAGACTGGGTATTTTCAAGGCAGCGCTACTGGGGAGAACCTATCCCTATTATCCACTGCGAGAAATGCGGAACGGTTCCTGTGCCTGAAGAAGACCTTCCTGTAGTTCTTCCCAATGTTGAAAGCTATCAGCCGACGGATACGGGAGAATCGCCCCTTTCCGCCATTGATGAATGGGTCAATACTACTTGCCCTATATGCGGAGGCCCTGCAAAGAGAGAAACAAATACAATGCCTCAGTGGGCAGGCTCCTCGTGGTATTTCTTAAGATATCCGGATCCTCATAATGATGACGAGTTTGCCTCTAAAGAAAGCCTTAGAGCATGGCTTCCTGTGGATATGTATATCGGCGGAATAGAGCATGCCGTTCTTCATCTTCTTTATGCAAGATTCTACACTAAATTCTTATACGATATAGGTGCCGTAGAATTTGAAGAACCTTTTATCAGGCTTTTCAATCAGGGAATGGTGAATAAAGACGGTATAAAAATGTCTAAATCAAAGGGAAATTATGTTTCTCCTGATGATATGCTTGAAAGATACGGCTGTGATTCCCTTAGAATGTATGAGCTTTTCGTTGGCCCTCCGGAGCTTGACGTTGAGTGGAGCGATTCAGGAATAGACGGCGTTTATCGATATTTAACAAAACTTTGGAAGCTTATAAATGAATATAAGGATAAAATCATAGAGCCAAACAATGAATATGACTTTGTAAGAAATAAAATGATTTATGAAATAACTACCAGGTTCAATAATTTTACGTTAAATACCGTAGTAAGCGGATTTATGGAATATACCAATAAAATTATCGAGCTTGCTAAAAAGCACGACGGAATCGATATGGAAACTTTAGAAGCCCTTACAATTATGCTTTCACCTTTTGCCCCTCACATTTCGGAAGAAATATGGGAATTAACAGGTCATAAGGATACTGTATTTGATCAGAGCTGGCCGGAGTTCTTCACAGAAAAGCTTAAGGAAGATACCGTTGAAATAGCGCTTCAGATTAACGGAAAGCTTAGAGGGAATTTAAGCATTTCGGCAGACGATCCAAAAGAAGTAATCATTGAACAGGCGAAGGAAGCTTTAAGAGAAAAGCTGGAAGGCGTAAGTATTGTAAAAGAAATCTATGTTCCCGGTAAAATCGTAAATATCGTAGTTAGAAATTAA
- the addA gene encoding helicase-exonuclease AddAB subunit AddA, whose translation MVKFTPEQQQAIDQRNCNLLVSAAAGSGKTAVLVERIINLIKDNENPVDVDRLLVVTFTEAAAYEMKQRITLALSKALENDPFNEHLRKQINLLNKASISTIHSFCNSVIRKYFHIISIDPSYKIGDTAEISIMQEEILNDIFLEEYEKENNEIFYELIEIFSDKFTDEKLKSLIHRIYEFSNNSLYPEKWLDSCAEEFNIREKNIDSIKWIEIIKESVKRRLYALHEEALMALEICNKPNGPLKYADAIHSDIELIKALIKASDSFESLYEGFSNISFASLQTIRASDTIDEDLKQAFKDIRDNYIKKEISKIKEKFFFKPPYGQIKDISTLYPYVLKLIEIIKEFRKRYALNKLEKNILDFNDLEHFCLKILSTSEEASKEYRDKFEEVFTDEYQDSNDIQEAILSLVSRENNRFMVGDLKQSIYKFRRAKPEIFKEKYYAYSISNHNKKIDLSTNFRSRKGILDASNFLFKQLMSLEIGDVRYDVNEWLNYGASYPEANEAVEILLCDTKNEPADDEIIENINKVEYEAKAIGSRILKMIKGENDTKIWDREGERFRNPDFKDIVILTRSLSDADTLIDELSKMGIPAYADNSGGYFENIEVLTIISLLSIIDNPRQDIHLAAILHSPIYSVNPDELCQIRMASPDGYYYDGILSLLSEENSSLPKNTYDKLKKFTDDLEYFRKESKYRPVSKFIGMLYRHTNYFNYVGAMPGGTMRQANLRALEQYAFRFENTSLKGLFSFIKYIEKIIKRDTQVGSANALSENENVVRIMTIHKSKGLEFPIVFLAFCGKKFNLRDEYQDIVLHDHLGLGPGYVDLEMRIKSNTIAKCALAEKIHEENYSEELRILYVALTRAKEKLIITGSISGAEGQIKKWSKLSQVDNAKIPHQYILSAVNYLDMIMYAVLRHKDGFNKIKEVYNIDNPLNLELFNDLSKWEIEIVNYQIDIDELIREDFHHDCEDNDYLIDKDAYASLEECFNWIYRYDNILSLPSKLSISEIKRNYYSRKKFEIGEESSDFSYPVFRDPDFIKQGEPLSSLDKGTAIHTLMEHFDLKVFYNKEDIKNLIYNLTAKNIFSEEEANGISIEKIYRFMNSSLSERIRKAKFIKKEMPFVMDISSEEAYLMGHGEGCLLVHGIIDLFFEEEDGLVLVDYKSDYISKNNINIIKERYQVQLSIYKKALERSMNMKVKEVYIYLFSIDDFLEMTSVLN comes from the coding sequence TTGGTAAAATTTACACCTGAACAGCAGCAGGCAATAGATCAGAGAAATTGCAATCTTTTGGTATCGGCAGCGGCGGGAAGCGGAAAAACAGCCGTGCTTGTAGAAAGGATTATAAACTTAATAAAAGACAATGAAAACCCTGTAGACGTGGACAGGCTTCTTGTTGTTACGTTTACTGAGGCTGCGGCTTATGAAATGAAACAGCGTATTACTTTAGCTTTATCGAAGGCTTTGGAAAATGATCCTTTTAACGAGCATTTGAGAAAGCAGATAAATTTACTTAACAAAGCCTCTATAAGCACCATACATTCCTTCTGTAACAGTGTAATACGAAAATATTTTCACATTATATCCATAGACCCTTCTTATAAAATAGGGGATACTGCGGAAATAAGCATAATGCAGGAAGAAATACTAAATGATATTTTCCTTGAAGAATATGAGAAAGAAAACAATGAGATTTTTTACGAGCTTATAGAAATTTTCAGCGATAAATTTACAGATGAAAAATTAAAAAGCCTTATTCATCGAATATATGAATTTTCCAATAACAGCTTATATCCTGAAAAATGGCTTGATAGCTGTGCCGAAGAATTTAATATTAGAGAAAAAAATATAGACAGTATTAAATGGATAGAGATTATAAAAGAATCGGTAAAAAGAAGGCTTTATGCACTGCATGAAGAAGCTTTAATGGCCCTTGAAATATGCAATAAGCCTAACGGACCCCTTAAGTATGCTGATGCCATTCATTCAGATATAGAGCTGATTAAAGCCCTTATAAAGGCATCAGATAGCTTTGAGAGTTTATATGAAGGATTTTCCAATATATCTTTTGCAAGCCTTCAGACAATTAGGGCCTCTGATACTATAGACGAAGATTTAAAACAGGCTTTCAAAGATATCAGGGATAATTACATAAAGAAGGAAATCAGTAAAATCAAAGAGAAATTTTTCTTCAAACCGCCTTATGGGCAGATAAAAGATATCAGTACTTTATATCCTTATGTCCTTAAACTGATTGAAATCATTAAGGAATTTAGAAAAAGATATGCCCTTAATAAACTTGAAAAAAACATTCTTGATTTTAATGACCTTGAACATTTCTGCCTAAAAATATTAAGCACAAGCGAAGAAGCTTCAAAAGAGTATCGTGATAAGTTTGAAGAGGTTTTTACAGATGAATATCAGGACAGCAATGATATTCAAGAGGCTATTCTTTCTTTAGTTTCAAGGGAAAATAATAGGTTTATGGTAGGGGATTTAAAGCAGAGCATTTATAAATTCCGAAGGGCAAAGCCCGAAATATTTAAAGAAAAATATTATGCTTATTCTATAAGCAATCATAATAAAAAGATAGATTTATCTACCAATTTCAGAAGCAGGAAAGGCATTCTTGACGCTTCCAATTTCCTTTTTAAGCAGCTTATGAGCCTTGAAATAGGTGATGTTCGCTATGATGTAAATGAATGGCTGAATTACGGGGCGTCTTACCCGGAAGCGAATGAAGCGGTGGAAATACTCTTATGCGATACAAAAAACGAGCCGGCCGATGATGAAATCATAGAAAATATTAATAAAGTTGAATATGAAGCAAAAGCTATAGGAAGCCGTATTCTTAAAATGATAAAGGGAGAAAACGATACAAAAATTTGGGATAGGGAAGGGGAGCGCTTCCGTAACCCTGATTTTAAAGATATCGTTATCTTAACAAGGTCTTTAAGTGATGCAGATACCTTAATAGATGAGCTTAGCAAAATGGGGATACCAGCCTATGCAGATAATTCCGGCGGATATTTTGAAAATATTGAAGTTCTCACAATCATAAGCCTTTTAAGCATCATAGATAACCCAAGGCAGGATATCCATTTAGCCGCAATCCTTCATTCGCCTATTTATTCGGTAAATCCCGATGAGCTTTGCCAAATAAGAATGGCGTCACCTGACGGGTATTATTACGACGGCATATTATCCTTACTTTCAGAAGAAAACAGCTCTTTACCTAAAAATACATATGATAAACTAAAGAAATTTACCGATGATTTAGAATATTTCAGAAAAGAAAGCAAATATAGGCCTGTTTCAAAATTTATAGGAATGCTTTACAGGCATACGAATTACTTTAATTATGTAGGGGCCATGCCCGGCGGGACCATGCGGCAGGCAAATTTACGCGCTCTGGAGCAATACGCCTTTAGATTTGAAAACACCAGCTTAAAGGGGCTTTTTAGCTTTATAAAATATATTGAGAAGATTATTAAGCGGGATACTCAAGTAGGCAGTGCAAATGCTCTAAGCGAAAATGAAAATGTAGTTCGTATAATGACGATTCATAAATCAAAGGGCCTTGAATTTCCTATCGTATTTCTTGCCTTCTGCGGTAAAAAGTTTAATTTAAGAGATGAATATCAGGATATTGTTCTTCATGACCATTTAGGCTTAGGACCGGGATATGTGGATTTGGAGATGCGAATAAAAAGCAATACAATCGCCAAATGTGCCTTAGCTGAAAAAATACATGAGGAAAACTATTCTGAAGAACTTAGAATATTATACGTTGCATTAACCAGAGCGAAGGAAAAGCTCATTATTACAGGAAGCATCTCAGGCGCAGAAGGCCAGATAAAAAAATGGTCCAAACTTTCTCAAGTTGATAATGCAAAAATACCTCATCAATATATATTAAGTGCCGTTAACTATCTGGATATGATAATGTATGCTGTTTTACGGCATAAGGATGGTTTCAATAAGATAAAAGAAGTCTATAATATTGATAATCCTTTGAATTTGGAGCTATTTAACGATTTATCAAAATGGGAAATTGAAATAGTAAATTATCAAATCGATATAGATGAATTGATTCGTGAAGATTTTCATCATGATTGCGAAGATAACGATTATCTTATTGATAAAGATGCCTATGCTTCTTTGGAAGAATGCTTTAATTGGATTTATCGATATGATAACATTTTATCTCTGCCTTCAAAGCTTTCAATTTCAGAAATAAAGAGAAATTATTACAGCCGTAAGAAATTTGAAATAGGAGAGGAAAGTTCTGATTTTTCATATCCCGTATTTCGGGATCCTGATTTTATTAAACAAGGCGAACCTCTTTCTTCCTTGGATAAGGGTACCGCAATTCATACATTAATGGAACATTTTGACCTTAAAGTATTTTACAATAAAGAGGATATTAAAAATTTAATTTATAATCTTACGGCAAAAAATATATTCTCTGAAGAAGAAGCCAATGGGATTTCCATAGAAAAGATCTATCGTTTTATGAACAGTTCTCTTTCAGAAAGAATAAGAAAAGCCAAATTCATAAAAAAAGAAATGCCCTTTGTAATGGATATATCTTCTGAAGAGGCATATTTAATGGGCCATGGGGAAGGGTGTCTTCTTGTTCACGGCATAATAGACCTTTTTTTTGAAGAAGAGGACGGATTAGTTCTCGTAGATTATAAAAGCGATTATATATCTAAAAATAATATTAATATAATAAAAGAACGATATCAGGTTCAGCTTTCCATCTATAAAAAGGCTTTGGAAAGAAGCATGAATATGAAAGTAAAAGAAGTATATATCTATCTCTTTTCCATAGACGATTTCTTAGAAATGACCTCTGTTTTAAATTAA
- the smc gene encoding chromosome segregation protein SMC gives MYLKRLELTGFKSFPEKIKLEFNKGITAVVGPNGSGKSNISDAVRWVLGEQSAKNLRGAKMEDVIFAGTENRRPLSFAEVALTIDNEDKALNIDYSEITIKRRVYRSGESEYQLNGTVCRLKDIHEMFMDTGIGKEGYSIVGQGKIEEVLSSKGEDRRLLFEEAAGIVKYKARRYEALNKLEKERQNILRVEDILFEIEDKIGPLEEQAKTAKKYMLLAEELKLTQVNIFVNEVEGFSEKIKDVDNDISNTTIQISEQNKIKEEINLEIGDLKQKEEYCEAKIQETSNLLSDLRSNTEQTENDIVLSREKINHILSNIESIEKFIQSANFSISENKKILSSIHNERASHMNQLESLKKELDEKSKAFEGFSSIMTEEEEKIEAFNASIIENMNLLSDIKGEIQKTEGLYEQLELRKESLSSEKSRTLSALKEQEKNKLEFEKEINSGESRILNIKRILETLSKEKIDLNQNKNLSKNELSKTNNALQALTSRLKVLSELECNYEGYYKSVKNILVHKKNNKNELKGVIGAVGEILKVKEGYETAIEIALSASVQNIITETEEDAKEAISFLKRSNSGRATFLPLTAIKPSSKIANKSILEESGVVGIAKDLVEYDLRFENVFSSLLERVIVVDHIDTGIRLSKKYKNAFKIVSIQGDLFNIGGSITGGSINQNSGGIFTRNREISDLKDKIKSLQSSEEKLNNTLISINKQLDAIFIQEEENKNSLHSIEIEMNSLSHKLSQAEENILSLNNSLNALIIEDKSIMDKIIEVNHAIRDKNQSKELIEEKINSIKDEIAQIQKSVSIRKLEKDERLSKITDLKVEISSIEEKIKSFDDNIKRIETDLSESEASIVKNEKDEEDKRLIIKEKETEILNLGEKIKELRENHASLSNELTLLQENKQSLKLKIEESEKNLMEQSEVLSNLKSELSRLEMKKEHINEQLRALYDNMWDNYEITYNQASKYERLDYSLNKLQSNERRLKAEIKSLGNVNIGAIEEYQLLKERYDFLTVQRNDILDAEEKLKDIIAKLSALMEERFASHFKIISDNFNTVFKEMFGGGKAYLRLTDEDNLLESGIEIIAQPPGKNLQNLSLLSGGERSLTAIALLFAIFKMKPSPFCILDEIEAALDDANVYKYADYIRTLQKNQDNTQFILITHRKAVMENADVLYGITMQEQGISKLVSVRLEDNIATTA, from the coding sequence ATGTATTTAAAACGCTTAGAGCTTACAGGCTTTAAATCCTTTCCAGAAAAAATCAAATTAGAATTTAATAAAGGCATAACGGCAGTTGTAGGACCTAACGGCAGCGGAAAAAGCAATATATCAGACGCTGTTCGTTGGGTTCTTGGGGAGCAAAGCGCTAAAAACTTAAGAGGCGCAAAAATGGAAGACGTTATCTTTGCCGGAACGGAAAATAGAAGGCCTTTAAGCTTTGCAGAGGTTGCCCTTACAATAGATAATGAAGACAAAGCTCTTAATATTGATTATTCCGAAATCACCATTAAAAGGAGGGTCTATCGTTCAGGGGAAAGCGAATATCAGCTGAACGGCACTGTATGCAGGCTTAAGGATATTCATGAAATGTTTATGGATACGGGCATAGGCAAGGAAGGCTATTCCATCGTGGGCCAGGGAAAAATAGAAGAAGTGCTTTCTTCTAAAGGGGAAGACAGAAGGCTTTTATTTGAAGAGGCAGCAGGCATCGTGAAGTATAAGGCCAGAAGATACGAGGCCCTTAATAAGCTGGAAAAAGAAAGGCAAAACATTCTAAGAGTAGAGGACATTCTTTTTGAAATAGAAGATAAAATAGGCCCTCTTGAAGAACAGGCAAAAACAGCTAAAAAATATATGCTCCTTGCGGAAGAATTAAAACTTACCCAAGTAAATATCTTCGTAAATGAAGTTGAAGGATTTTCCGAAAAAATAAAAGATGTGGATAATGATATATCCAATACAACGATTCAGATTTCAGAGCAGAACAAAATAAAAGAAGAAATCAATCTTGAAATAGGGGATTTAAAGCAAAAAGAAGAATACTGTGAAGCAAAAATTCAGGAGACTTCTAATCTGCTTTCGGATTTGCGTTCCAATACAGAACAGACGGAAAATGATATTGTTCTTTCCAGAGAAAAAATAAATCATATTTTATCGAATATTGAAAGCATAGAAAAGTTCATTCAATCTGCAAATTTTTCAATATCCGAAAACAAAAAAATATTAAGTTCCATTCATAATGAAAGAGCTTCTCACATGAATCAGCTTGAAAGCCTTAAAAAAGAATTAGATGAAAAATCTAAGGCATTTGAGGGTTTTTCAAGTATCATGACCGAAGAAGAAGAAAAAATAGAAGCATTTAATGCAAGCATCATTGAAAATATGAATTTGCTTTCAGATATAAAGGGAGAAATTCAAAAAACAGAAGGGCTTTATGAGCAGTTGGAATTAAGAAAGGAAAGCCTTTCGTCCGAAAAAAGCAGAACTTTATCCGCTCTTAAAGAGCAGGAAAAAAACAAGCTTGAATTTGAAAAAGAGATTAATTCCGGCGAAAGCAGGATTTTAAATATAAAAAGGATTTTAGAAACCCTTTCAAAAGAAAAAATTGATTTAAACCAGAATAAAAATCTTTCTAAAAATGAGCTTTCAAAAACAAATAACGCTTTACAGGCATTGACTTCAAGGCTTAAGGTGCTTTCAGAGCTTGAATGTAATTATGAAGGATATTACAAATCAGTTAAAAATATCCTTGTTCATAAGAAAAATAACAAAAATGAGCTGAAAGGCGTCATAGGCGCCGTAGGAGAAATTCTTAAAGTAAAGGAAGGCTATGAAACTGCAATAGAAATAGCCTTATCCGCTTCCGTTCAAAATATAATAACCGAAACGGAAGAAGATGCGAAAGAAGCAATAAGTTTTTTAAAAAGAAGCAATAGCGGAAGGGCTACATTTCTGCCTTTAACTGCTATAAAACCTTCTTCTAAAATAGCAAATAAAAGTATTTTAGAAGAAAGCGGGGTAGTAGGCATAGCCAAGGACTTGGTTGAGTATGATTTACGATTTGAAAATGTTTTTTCCAGTCTTTTAGAAAGAGTAATTGTAGTTGACCATATAGACACAGGAATCAGGCTTTCAAAAAAATATAAAAATGCCTTTAAAATAGTTTCTATTCAAGGGGATTTGTTTAATATCGGCGGCTCTATTACCGGCGGAAGCATAAACCAAAATTCCGGCGGAATATTTACAAGAAACAGAGAAATCTCAGACCTTAAAGATAAAATTAAAAGCCTTCAATCCTCTGAAGAAAAGCTGAATAATACCCTTATATCAATCAATAAACAGCTTGATGCAATATTTATTCAGGAGGAGGAAAATAAAAATAGCCTCCATAGCATAGAAATTGAAATGAACTCCTTAAGCCATAAGCTTTCTCAAGCAGAGGAGAATATTCTTTCTTTAAACAACAGCTTAAATGCTCTTATTATAGAAGATAAAAGCATTATGGATAAGATAATAGAAGTAAACCATGCTATAAGAGATAAAAATCAAAGCAAAGAATTGATTGAAGAAAAAATTAATTCTATTAAAGATGAAATTGCTCAAATCCAAAAATCCGTTTCCATAAGAAAGCTTGAAAAAGATGAAAGGCTTTCCAAAATAACGGATTTAAAAGTAGAGATAAGCTCCATAGAAGAAAAAATTAAATCCTTTGACGATAATATTAAAAGAATAGAGACGGATTTATCTGAATCGGAAGCTTCCATAGTAAAAAACGAAAAGGACGAAGAAGATAAAAGGCTTATAATTAAAGAAAAAGAAACAGAAATTTTAAATCTGGGAGAAAAGATAAAGGAATTAAGGGAGAATCATGCTTCTTTGTCAAATGAACTAACGCTTCTCCAAGAAAATAAACAAAGCTTAAAATTAAAGATAGAAGAATCAGAAAAAAACCTGATGGAACAATCGGAGGTTTTATCAAATTTAAAAAGCGAACTATCTCGTCTCGAAATGAAAAAAGAACATATTAATGAGCAGCTAAGGGCGCTTTATGATAATATGTGGGATAATTATGAAATAACCTATAATCAGGCCTCAAAATACGAAAGACTCGATTATAGCTTGAATAAGCTTCAATCGAATGAACGAAGGCTTAAAGCTGAAATTAAATCTCTTGGCAATGTAAATATAGGGGCTATAGAAGAATATCAGCTTCTGAAAGAACGCTATGATTTCCTTACGGTTCAAAGAAATGATATATTAGACGCAGAAGAGAAGCTTAAGGATATCATTGCAAAATTAAGTGCTCTTATGGAAGAGCGGTTTGCAAGCCATTTTAAAATCATCTCCGATAATTTTAATACAGTTTTTAAGGAAATGTTCGGCGGAGGAAAAGCTTATTTGAGGCTTACAGATGAAGATAATTTACTGGAATCCGGTATAGAAATTATAGCACAGCCGCCAGGGAAAAATCTGCAAAACTTATCCCTTCTTTCAGGAGGGGAGCGCTCCTTAACGGCAATAGCACTGCTTTTTGCCATATTTAAGATGAAGCCTTCGCCGTTTTGCATTCTTGATGAAATTGAGGCAGCCCTTGATGATGCCAATGTATACAAATACGCAGACTATATCAGAACCCTTCAAAAGAATCAAGATAATACACAATTTATTTTGATAACCCATAGGAAAGCCGTAATGGAAAATGCAGACGTTTTATATGGTATTACCATGCAGGAGCAGGGAATATCAAAGCTTGTAAGCGTAAGGCTTGAAGATAACATTGCCACCACAGCATAA